In the genome of Deltaproteobacteria bacterium, one region contains:
- a CDS encoding iron-containing alcohol dehydrogenase, producing the protein MSNGITSFSFAFDGQFGVGSINNIGKTAQRLGIKKPVIVCDPTMVQLGFAQKVSDLLAEAGIEAVVFDQCVENPRVEDISAGAAVFKENNCDGVIGLGGGSPLDQAKVIRVVANYGGSALDYDVRSGGLAKIGQDMAPMIAVPTTSGTGSEVTLAAVITDSAKHFKFVVFSPYLKNSMAILDPELTKSMPSLVTAATGFDVIVHAIESYVVDGYNPIADSLNRTCFELVGQSLKKAVTEGQDLEARSDMMMASMLAGMAFTLTGLGAVHALAHPLGGIFGIAHGTANSLMLPHVMRFNASVAESRYIEAAGLIGFKVASADGAAEAMLGLAKDVGLPVRLSEAGVTEDELPQLATDAFNDVSLGRNPVKCSEADLLELYKKAM; encoded by the coding sequence ATGAGTAATGGAATCACGAGTTTTTCGTTTGCCTTTGACGGGCAATTTGGCGTGGGAAGCATTAATAACATCGGGAAAACGGCCCAAAGACTGGGGATAAAAAAACCAGTAATCGTTTGCGATCCCACAATGGTGCAGCTGGGCTTTGCTCAAAAAGTAAGTGACCTTTTGGCTGAAGCAGGTATTGAAGCGGTTGTGTTCGATCAATGCGTTGAAAATCCGAGGGTGGAAGACATTTCTGCCGGCGCGGCTGTTTTTAAAGAGAATAACTGTGATGGAGTGATCGGTCTCGGCGGCGGAAGCCCCCTCGATCAGGCTAAAGTGATTCGGGTTGTGGCTAATTACGGCGGGTCTGCTCTTGATTACGATGTTCGCTCCGGCGGATTAGCCAAAATCGGTCAGGACATGGCGCCGATGATCGCAGTTCCCACTACGTCCGGCACCGGGAGCGAGGTCACGCTGGCTGCGGTTATCACTGATAGCGCGAAACATTTCAAATTTGTTGTATTTAGCCCCTATCTTAAAAACTCCATGGCCATACTCGATCCTGAATTAACCAAATCAATGCCTTCGCTGGTAACCGCGGCCACTGGGTTTGACGTCATCGTCCATGCCATTGAGTCATACGTGGTGGACGGGTACAACCCCATTGCGGATTCACTCAACCGCACCTGCTTTGAACTGGTGGGCCAGAGCTTGAAAAAAGCCGTCACCGAGGGCCAGGACCTGGAAGCCAGGTCGGACATGATGATGGCCTCGATGCTAGCTGGCATGGCCTTTACCTTAACCGGACTGGGAGCGGTTCACGCGTTGGCGCACCCCTTGGGCGGGATTTTTGGTATCGCCCATGGCACGGCCAATTCCCTGATGCTGCCGCATGTCATGAGATTCAATGCCAGTGTGGCTGAAAGCCGATATATCGAAGCGGCCGGTCTGATAGGTTTTAAAGTGGCTTCAGCCGACGGCGCTGCCGAAGCCATGTTAGGCCTGGCTAAGGATGTCGGCCTGCCGGTCAGGCTCTCAGAAGCCGGTGTAACCGAAGATGAGCTTCCCCAGTTAGCCACAGACGCCTTTAATGATGTCTCTCTGGGCCGGAATCCCGTGAAGTGCAGTGAGGCCGACCTGCTGGAGCTATACAAAAAGGCCATGTGA